The genomic window ATGAACAGGAACGAACTCGCCGTCACCCACAGCGAGATGATCATGATCGACCAGCGTGCGCCGGTGCTCAGATGGTCCTTGTCAAGACCCCCAGTCGCCGGGTCCGTGGGCATGCCTCATGCTCGCATACCGACGGCGGCCGCAGCGGAAAGTTAGCCGCCCGGCGGACGCCGGGCTCGCGACCGTCACTAGGTCGATGGTGACGGCCCGCCCCGCCCGGCGGACGCCGGGCTCGCGACCGTCACTAGGTCGATGGTGACGGCCCGCCCCGCCCGGCGGACGCCGGGCTCGCGACCGTCACTAGGCTCACCTGAATGCGCCTTGGTCGAATTGCCAGTCCGGATGGTGTCTCCTTCGTCACTGTCGAGGGGTCGCTGGACGATCCCAGTGCGATGGTCGCCCGCGAGGTCGCCGAGCACCCGTTCGGCACCCCGACCTTCACCGGTCGCTCGTGGCCGATCGCCGATGTGCGGCTGCTGGCCCCGATGCTTGCCGGAAAGGTGGTCTGCGTCGGGAAGAACTACGCGGACCACATCGCCGAGATGCGTAGCTTCGCAACGGGTCCGGCGCCGGCCGACCCCGTGATATTCCTCAAGCCCAACACCGCCATCATCGGGCCGAATGTGCCGATTCGGTTGCCCGCCAGCGCATCACCGGTGCATTTCGAGGGTGAGCTGGCGGTGGTGATTGGTCGCCCGTGCAAAGACGTCTCGGCCGCGCAGGCCGCCGAGAATATCCTCGGATACACGATCGCCAACGACGTGTCGGCGCGCGATCAGCAGCAGGCCGACGGCCAATGGGCGCGGGCCAAGGGCCACGACACCT from Mycobacterium shigaense includes these protein-coding regions:
- a CDS encoding fumarylacetoacetate hydrolase family protein encodes the protein MRLGRIASPDGVSFVTVEGSLDDPSAMVAREVAEHPFGTPTFTGRSWPIADVRLLAPMLAGKVVCVGKNYADHIAEMRSFATGPAPADPVIFLKPNTAIIGPNVPIRLPASASPVHFEGELAVVIGRPCKDVSAAQAAENILGYTIANDVSARDQQQADGQWARAKGHDTFCPVGPWVVTDVDPADLALRTEVNGVVKQDSRTSLMIHDVGAIVEWISAVMTLLPGDLILTGTPAGVGPIEDGDTVSITIEGIGTLSNPVVRKGKS